The DNA region TCAGAAAagaactaagaaaaaaaaacagagcctAAAGAGCAATTTTGGGCAACGatgaaacaacaacaaatcctCGTATGCAAATGAGAGGACGAGTTTGATACGGTGATGCCGCGAGCGCGCGCGAAGAAAAAAGGGGTGAAGACGTGGCTGCTGGCGGAATCCTTTGGAGATTTCCTGGCCCAGGCTACCTGCCTCGCGCATGAAGAATCGTCTCCGATGGGTGCTGCTACTGATGCTGTGACGAATTGTTCCGTGAGCTGTGAAagtaatttgtattttgaaacGATGGTTAGGGATGTCCTTGCTCAAACACTTGGATTTAGTTGTAGAATCTTAAAATGAAACttcttaaataaaaagtttgtttacagaATGAAAAGGTCTTCGAGGAATTTTCGAAAAGTAGACAAACAaactatttattgaaaatttgtaactATGAAAATTTACATGTATCTCCGAGGAGCGTTTCGAAACCGCGCGGGCCCACTTGATTGCGAACAAAGTGGAGTTCAACACCCACGAGAAACGAAGCGAGCGGCAACTCCGCGTCGTCATCAGGGGACTTCCACCGGCATCACCTGAATTCGTCAAGAAGAAACTCAAGGAATCGCACAACCTGGATGCTGGGAGGTgcgtgcacggagaaaaaagagttcccaaaatcgcgaacaagcgttcatgaaaatgggaaccacgaacaaagtgttcaaatttcatggtacgttcggttcccattttcatgaacgcttgttcacgattttgggaactcttttttctccgtgtgccaTCAACAGAAAATGAGAGTTCGCCTCATCGAcggaaactccgtacattgttacGTTCCCCAAGGGGTACACCAACCTCAAGAAGCTGAGTGAAATCAAGCTCTTGAaagcatttcgacgtcgtcgtgctatcttgtcgcacccgccattttgacgttccgagaaaaacgcgttttaatgtttgaccttgaatattcaaaaacgagagcacgctatgtaaacaataacaaacacgttttgtttggctgaccattcggTGCATtgcccaaagtttggttgaagttggttgctggagtcccgagttataattacaaatgtttacggtagtctagcttgtacgtgcgacaaacgcatcctgactttcctggcctgaaatccctttggccttttgtcgcacttacatcaattttcatggagtgacaagatagcacgacaagattgaaactactttcatatgtaaagtgacaaaaatgcacggagttttttcggtttttgttgaatatctcaggattgaaatcgaattttggggatctgtgaaggtcaaaaggtgaggcattctgagctgcacaaaatggcgttcttaactcaatttggcccaaaatgcacgtacgacaagttagcacgatggcgacgatttcacatccggtgggaggcctactggaacaagcggccgaacgtgactcagtgcaggaactgcttgcagctgggtcatgggaccaggaactgtcacctcaaggggaggtgcaacaactgtgggggtccccacaagacggacgagtgcgaaGTCCAGGAAGCccagccgaagcggtgtgccaactgctctggagcccacgaagcgacggaccgcagctgccccaagcgtgcggacttcatctataggcgccagcaggcgtcgaaaccgaaaccacCGGCAAGGAAAGTGGAAAATCAGTTCCGGTattcacgccggcggagttccctccgctgccgggtgCAGTCCCGGACGAAAAACCAAAGGATCGCTctcgacccgcaggaagcagtAGCACCCGAGACGGTGGAACCACAAAGAAGGAAGCTGGAGAGCTGCtttacagttcggctgagctgtggagcATTTTCATGTACTCGACATTTTcgccaggttcaagacctgcaagacccgcttggaccaagtaacccttgtcagttacatgatctctaAGTACGGATAGTaaggtgtttttttaatattatataTTTGACGTTGACCAATCCTCGGTTTTAACCTGGCCACAGCACcttaaaggacctaataaaaataagttatgaaccaaaaaaaaaaaaaaagataacgtcataattcgaattcccggacgcttcgaaaccaggatacctcatcttgttttatcaattatttggatataagttcgcattatgaatgtcaaaactgtgttattgatcagtagtgcggtgcctgtgtggacgcgcagttctgtttttttacctcctttttttctttttttttctccactcgCGTTCgatggccgatgagttttttttgtgttgttctctttttatagttttctataaaaacgtacctatttttttgagactagcaagtcgtattgctggattaagccctttctatatcatttcaataatcatttcaataaatgaagcccttcctaaatcaccgttgatcggaaggcacgccgacggagaatttctggagaatcgcggtcgaattaatactatatttaaatccctagatagctatctttccgcagccggctgcctaagatttttaaaatttcaaccgataaacaaattgcttatggtcacATCACcaaccacagtgaatcctgacctcatacccatcttactaacccctcaaaactcatgtgatactttgtcggagacgcagtcgatttggcggtcccatcactcaagtatcggactaacattcccatccacttccccgtgtcttacctctggtcgtggccggcgtcggtattgatcagcatgatagggacctttgaaaattgcgaaggggtgatgattggttcctacttttcatctgtggtccacggagcaatgtttgggggtcctggtcaataacgaagtagcagctacgggtagacaccaatgctatgctatgctatgaatgtcaaaactgtgttatttgatgaattctaacatcaacattcatttaaaaatagtttgaacGCTGTAATCAATGCCACAGcaattatataaaattaaattataaatatatttcactgaaatatttaatAAGCGTCCAATGCACCggaaaggcaaagcagaaatttatggtgttgattttccttaaattctagcaaattatttgataaaatatcgattgttttgatgttaacagcttatttgagacatAAAGAATgcctttcactaacatttcagtccaaatttgtaagcaaaatcgagtgtccggaattagaagcaaaagtgtccggatttcgaatcagcttttatcagtgtccggaatGCGAAGCAGAAcaattctttttaattttaaaattctgatgaaaaattgtttgaaaagacatattttgcatgcattctcttaaaactgactgtttaaactacatcctgatgatatttctacatttcccaCTTGTTATATTATTTTctgtcagctataacaaaaatgatatgctactaagtgttcggatttcgaatcatgacgataGTAACCTTTTTTCagatggtttgttttttttttttctatttaactGAAAACACATTCAACGAACTCTAATAGACTGCTTTTGCTCAAAATTCAaacctttttcaaaatgtatttccagttAAGCACGGTTAGAGCACCACTTATTTAttacatttaaaattaattatttccaCGACATGACAATTGTTGAACCGGATTCAATCTGAATTGTTTATGTAGAATGTAATTGAACAGCCCGTTCTCGCTTCTGATGAGTAAAATATAGaaggtatttttaaattgtaaaaatgagGCTTTCGATAAAAATCCTAAACCTGTAACTTGACAAAAATTTCGATTCCAAATTTTACTCAGCTtcttcaaatgaattttaaaattttgatggatAATAACTTagatttttctttcaaaaaaatataattttttttattcaactttttgtgaTGAAAAGTCAAATGTGGCAATCGGAAAAATTTTCCGTgttccgtaaactggggtcaatcgggacacatggggcgaattgggacagcagtttcaaccatgttggagcacaatattttgatttttctgattggtttcggttagaacatactcaggccaacaaaaatgtgtacatccatttccaaatttaaaagctttaagtgctcatGATATAGATTTTGTATGGCCAACCCGCAATATTCTACGGAGATTGGTATGAAAAATGGATCCTTTTTTGAAATAAGAattgcatggacaaagtttcatttgaatcaaaaaatacaaaatttaaaaatagcaaaaaaatgcaaagttctagagaattattcgaaaaatatcaatgaaatcaattaaatttaagacTTATACTGCAATGAAAGTCGTtgccagaaaatttaaaatagaatttaaatttcGTAATGCTATCAGTTTTGTTATGATTTCTTCAAAGCCTAAATTTTCTGCAGTCTATTTTTCAAAAGCGTTTATTAGTTTGACTTGCTTTCTTAACTCAAGAAAAGTCGAGGGAAATAAACCTCGCTAAGTATGTGtggaataattttaattttgatataattttttaaataatctttaataattattaaagattatttaaaaaattatttaagattttttaaatattttgtggtTATCTTTCCGAAAAATATGTTGTTTCATATCATCGAAAATATTCTAATAGCTAAGATGACTTGGACTGAAGCATGAGAacattctctatattttgcttttttgaacttttttgatacgacctttatttgttaagatattgccatgcaaagatttaaaaacaggaaaattgatgttttctaagactcactcaaacaacccaccattttctaatgtcgatatctcagcaattaatggtccgattttcaatgttaaaacatgaaacattcgtgaaatttcccgatttttttgaaaacatttttttttaatcaagactaacatttcaaagggggGTAATAATGAATGtctggcccttttgaaatgttggtcttgtttaaaaaaaaattaaaatgttgttttcaaaaaagtcgcaaattcacgaatgtttcaagttttaactttgaaaatcggaccattagttgctgagatatcgacattagaaaatggtgggttgtttgggtgagattaagaaaacaataattatcaattaattttctcagcctttaaaaaatgtttttgtcaaaagtgggtaaacatgggcactaattaaaaaaacttgtctttaaaatggctataacttgataacggtgcacttaatcaaaatttcactaaagtatattttaattgcaaattcaattttgggcGACcaatatttgagattttttaaaaaatctgtattggttcaaaaactcataattcgctcaatgatttttgcacgcTCTTGAAATTTCtgcaaagttggcatttaaggtcccctaaaacatataaaaaaatagcgtttttttgccaatcaagtttttgtaacaaaatgtggaattaaaaatcacaaaaaaaattaacgtgtatcatgtttttttttcagtgtagccctTATCGATaccaaaactttgccgaagacaccaaatcgatcaaaagatacagatttttcaattttcataaatcatttttatatggacagctgccaaatttttatggaaaattaaatggacaaactaatgatgcaaaatggcttctttgggcataccgaaagcaccaaaaaagtttcagccagattaaaaaatacaaaaaatcgaaaaaccgaaatctctgagaattgctcatttgtgaAATCGTTAtgtttttgttaagttttctacaaatatgtctttttgttaaaattaaaaaaaaggaatcttaaaataaaaactttatgtggtcaaagatgttttcaaaatgttgaatcaaaaaaaaatattaaagtgttgggaaaaatctttcaaatcatTTCTGTGACATGATTTTCAACAGTGACATCCCTAGCCCCTTCCTTAACCCTTTCcttccggcggcggcggcgacagCACCTCCGGTAACCCTCTCAAGGGTTCAACCTTCTGTGAGGTCGCCCGTCATCGAAAACCTGTCAGGACAGAGACGACGAAAAAAAGATCAAgaaaataacttgaaaaaaaaacagcctcTGCGCACCCGAAGGTCGATTTCATCTGGCATTGTCCTAGCCGGCAGACTTCAGACCCTTTGCGATGAAAGTCTACTTGAATCCTTTGGTTGTTCTAGTTTTTTTTGGTTGCTGCCGGACAGGTACCCTTCCGGTGGCGACGTCGAAAGGGAAATCCTCTCTCAACAACGGCAACAAAAAAAGGTGAATTTCGTCATTGTCGCTTTTTGGGCTATAATTGGGATCACAAAAATAcattctttctttcttttctgTGAGCGACGGTAAAAAAGGAcaaaaccttttgaaaatattgaaaaaagaacCGGTTCTTTGTAGCGGAGgctaaataaactaaaataataGTTTTGGCACCTCGTTCCTGGAAAGAAGCCCCGGAAAAATCACCTCCAGCGATGAAACGCGTCAACATTGAAAGTGTTGCCGTGGGAAAGCTGGTTGTCGCAGAAGGGATTCTAATTTGGTTTTGAACTATGGCCGCAGCACTTCCGTCTTCAGTTTAAGAGCAAACACAAAGGCCGGAAGTCAAACGGGGGATACAACTTTAGTGCTAATGAATAAATTAGAAGAGCGAGGAGCAACAATTACCGGAAGAACTGACGTTGATGATTTTATTGAacagttttgaatgttttggcaatactacgttttgttacactgcccaccattgaaaaaacggctaatatccacttttggcaaaaacgagatattagcaccaggtggttccaacgcatcttctggaacttgaattttactgaaatagtgcttAGActcggctgccgatgcgaaaaaccaaacggctaatatgccaatcttatgggaaattgccttgacggagattttgtcacaaacactaaaacgcgtttttctcggaatacttgatttggcataatagccaaattttcaattatgggcagtacacGGATAGAAACCTGTAAGCTAATCCGGTAACATTATGTTgtcaaatttgtaaacattCTAGTGTTTTCAAATTCTACTGCATAGAATTACAGGTTCTTCTTACAGAACTTCTATCCGTGTGGGTAATTCTCACACAGCAATGACCACGACCTCCCTTTTTTTCTATCTCGTGAaagaggggcagtacgaccactttcatttttgaacattcgaaaaagacGTTGTTTTCTTTAAGGCTTCAATTAAATGGTGAtggtttgtaaatttggtgtcaaagggacttttatgtaaaattggaggCCCAATTCactggcgtactcagaattccaaaaaacgtaattttcagcaaaaaaaatatacagaaaaagtttcaaaaattatgccatTTTATGTTAcacaattgtaaaattttgtgtgaaatattttatgggaaatttaatgtacttttcgaatctgcaataccagaagagtattttttcatttaaaatttcgtgttttttgtgttttttttgttgtaattttgcagggttattttttacagtttaacaatgttctacaaagttgtaaagttaGCAATTACATAAAAAAGGATTTATGAGCCTaaagggtttgcttgtaaccattgcgagttattgcgattttacgaaaataagttttgaaaaaagttggttGTGTCGATATTGGCCGTTCAAGGACATccgcaaaatgcaaaaaataactttttcaaactatttttgcTTGCTTACTcaacaactttgcagaacatttTTACGCTTTTAAAACTAACcttgaaaagttagaaaaaaaagaattttaagaaaaattattctgaatcaaatgatctttcgaaaagaatataaaatttcttATCACATTTTTTGTGCCcaaaatttgtttacagttgaggAAAAATACcgcttttttaaaacaatttttaaaagaatctgATCTTTTAAGAGcagataataaattttattgaagtCGATGctcatatttttaaagatttatgcCGCCAACCCCTAAAAAATCGGCTGGAAAAAtccgagtttatttttttttattttcaaaaagctttcGATATTTAATAAAAGTAGTAATCAACTGGTAGATTCTgcgaaatgtgatccgttttcagaatcctctctgcggtaaacacaacgtattagggctggccgctttaatttttgcaatacattttcgggtgttctcggatgtactgcaataattaataatgacaagaaaagtgcttgtggcgtaatctaatcacaagactttccagcatgctttcatcggactggctgcgtttgtgttagattagattagattagattagattaataaAAGTAGTAATCaactcccaagtaacattttttccaggagttctacaagagctattcaagatagctacagcatagcagtttggaccgcggtaggataaaactctcttgaagtactcttccaaactcctgaagaagttttgaagagaattttatcctgacgcggtccaaactgctatgctgtagctatcttgaagagctcttgtagcactcctggaaaaaaatgttacttgggctgtTACCCATTTGAACTGCATTTTCCACCATACATAATCATAAATAGCATGTACTATacgtacagagaaacctctttttacgcggctcgttacgtttttctaatttgtcgatttctctggaatgacgcaatattttttcaatcttttaaaagcgatttgtaggttttgttcagatctactaAACGCGTTTTgaagtttgcaaaaatattgtatggttttagagaaatctacaaaataaaaagcgtaacgccaccgcttaaatagaggtttctctgtagcgcaaaaaggttttgttttcgggaaaaaaaaactttttcgtcaATGtttagatataaaaaaaaatttcggtcattcgattttctttttgtatttttcaatccgacaGAAACTTTTGTAgttccttcggtatgcccaaagaagatattttgcatcattagtttgtccacataattttccatacaaatttggcagctgtccatgcaaaaatggtgtatgaaaattcaaaaatctgtatcttgtttttgatcgatttggtgtctggggcaaagttgtaggtatggataaggacaaaatggaaaataaaaatgaaagacggtaaattttttttggtgatttttaattttactttttgtagctaaaacttgatatgcaaaaaaaaaaacttttttttatgtgttttaggtTTAGAACACCCAGAGGAGATGGGCGGGAATCGAATCCATAGCACACATGAGGGATCGGCAGCTGAAGCCGCTAGCCACCGCGCCACGGGGTCCTCCTTTTAACTgagtattggtcgcaaaatttttcaacttcatttttttatgtaaaatctaatttgcaatcaaacagtactgtggtgaaattttgataaaatgcaccgtttccaagtaatagccatttttaggtaacttttttttgaaattagtcgcagttgttcattttttttaaattagtgcacatgtttgcccacttacaaaatatttttgaaaagctgagaaaattctctatactttGCTTTTATGAACATTGTTGATAACACCCTTAGTTGCAtgtaaagattttaaaacaggaaaattgatgttttataaATCTCACCCACAAGCCcactattttttaatgtcgatgtctcagaaactaatggtccgattttcaatgtaaaaatattaaacattcgtaaaattttgcaatcttgtcgaaaacaacattttcatttttttaaatcaagactaatatttcaaaagggccaaacaatcAATATTTCTTACTTTTGATATGTCAGCCTtaattcaaaaaggaaaatattatttccGAAAAGATTGgcgaatttcacgaatgtttcattttttgccttcctcactgaggtaaggctataatcctgctcgaaaaagtaacttttgaaaaacagctcgtagacctatattcatgtatacctatcgactcagaatcgaaaactgaacaaatgtctgtgtgtgtgtgtgtatgtgtgtgcgtattccccatggtgctcaaaattcttgccaagttttctcggcactggctgatccgatttgagtcaaacaagttgcattcggtcttgtttggtgccccatactgcactattgaattgtttgaagatccgataagtagttcaaaagttacgtataaaaaagtgtcaaagttgcgaatcgggtgctggaattttgatgccggatctcacctaaatgcatgtaaacgatgtccggaaccatcatccaacccatcgttggttaggtaatcgagagacctttctaacgagtccacatcattgaaaatctggcaaccctgtctcgagttatgaccacttaagtgatatttatgtacttttttgaagccggatctcacctaaatgcatgtaaacgacgtccggatccatcatccgaccaatcattggttaggtaatcgagagacctttccaacgagtccacatcattgaagatctggcaaccttgtctcgagttatgaccacttaagtgatatttatgtacttttttgaagccggatctcacctaaatgcatgtaaacgatgtccggatccatcatccaacccattgttggttaggtaatcgaaaatcctttctaacgagtccacaaaattgatgatctgacaactctgtctcgtgttctgaccacttaagttatatctgtgtacttatttttcgggacctaaaaaaattgctgaaatatgtgtctaaaccactcatattacccattgttggtaaaaagtgaggaaggcatcaaccacataggtggattaagttagtttttaatattaaacatcggaccattagctgctgagaaatcggcattagaaaatggtgtgttgtttgggtgagactttgaaaacataaattttcctgattttaaatctttgcttggcaatatctcagcaacgaagggtcctatcaacaaagtttaaaaacatcaaaataatgataatttcctcagcttttttaaaatatttttttcaaatgtggccAAACATTATTCTTGACTACTCTAATTTAGGTAACTAAAAGAGCTTAACGCTAATctgtttttaacatttcaaagtccatggctccaaaaaagttggaacggtagcttcaactcgctggtttttGGGCATAACTCACTCAatcaagatgattttttttttccagcgATTTGTTtagatgtctagatgatcctacaactttgcagaaatcattttgatcaaatctgtattttttgtgatcaaaaatatcgttccaactttttttcgcgtgtaaaaaaatagGCGCCAAAAATTTCGCTGAagcagtcgtttaaaaaaaagttggaacgatcttttcggtcgcagaaattacagatttgatcaaattgagttctgcaatgttttaggatcatctagacatcctaacaaatcactgaaaaaaagaatcatcttgattgagTGAGTTAatcccgagaaccagcgagttgaagttaccgttccaatttttttgggaggcttgggcgtccgtggaCATGCGTTGGTCgttccattttttaaatcactttttaaagataataaatatttatttttcttgtatGAAATGAAACATGTTTTGCTGGAATGATTTATAAAGAccaacttttaaataaaaataaaccatttatAACATGCAACAAATTTCAAGGTACAGCCACCGGAGGTGGCACTGGCTCTGGAGCTGGAACCACCAGTGCCGGTGCAGGTGCAAGAGCTGGTGGCGCCGCAGCAGCAGTACAGTAACACTCCACCTCTATGGCGTACCTGGTCTTTTCTGAGCCGTGGAACTTTAGGACCGTCGTCGTGGCTCCCAAACCTCCCACTTGCACGTCCATGGTGAAGCCAACTTTGTTAAACTCCCACGCGGTGGCTTTGATGGCACTCAGAGGCAGCTGCAATCAAGTTGatgatgagatttttaaatACAGTTTGATTTGAGTACTTACATTGGTAACAACAGGAACCGTTAAGGGAAGTTGagttttcttttcaatgaagaAGTTAAAACACTGCGTATCGGTGGGGGCAATCACTCCTTTAAAGTGACTTAGTTGACTAGTTTTTTCATAGTTGACTCCCCGTTGGCTGGACGGTCCAACGCCCAGTGCCAAAAGTAGTACAGCGCTCCAAAGGGATATATGCATATCTTGGGGAAGATTTTGCCGGCTTTAGTCAGACGCAACCTGGCACCTTCTTTTTCGAACACGGTTTTGGGAACCAGTTTTATACCAGCACTTTGGCCGGTGCACCTGGGAAAAGGGGAGAATCGTCGGTCATAAAAATCAACGTGTCTCCGTTTTCGTGCTACTTTGTTGCACGTTGATTTTggatcaaattgagttaagaacataATTTTGGGCAGCTTTACCTTCACAGATTTCCAACATTTGATTGTATTCCTTAAAATATCCAACAAAACCGTAAAAACTTCGTTCAAAATTGccaatattcataaaaaattagATTCGAACTGATTGTGCCACCTTGCAATTGCGACAACAGACCTAAGGGAATTTAATCAAATGACGTTTTGTCACACGTATATGTCCAACTACTGTATACATTTTTGATTGTAACTcaggactccggcaaccaaattcaaccaaactttggaacTGTGCTTAAAACGGtcagccaaaaaaaaataagtgtttgttattgtttagtaccgtaatctggggtgaatcgggactacagtctgaatagggacagcagttttttgaccacttaa from Culex quinquefasciatus strain JHB chromosome 3, VPISU_Cqui_1.0_pri_paternal, whole genome shotgun sequence includes:
- the LOC119769242 gene encoding uncharacterized protein LOC119769242 produces the protein MHISLWSAVLLLALGVGPSSQRGVNYEKTSQLSHFKGVIAPTDTQCFNFFIEKKTQLPLTVPVVTNLPLSAIKATAWEFNKVGFTMDVQVGGLGATTTVLKFHGSEKTRYAIEVECYCTAAAAPPALAPAPALVVPAPEPVPPPVAVP